The Rhinoderma darwinii isolate aRhiDar2 chromosome 10 unlocalized genomic scaffold, aRhiDar2.hap1 SUPER_10_unloc_6, whole genome shotgun sequence genome has a segment encoding these proteins:
- the LOC142697960 gene encoding DNA damage-regulated autophagy modulator protein 1-like produces MEINGLGFFTIFLAFWCVAWLSGSYTLTVINSHAPPLMYISETGNFFPENILFRIGFIGMAIASLGLTFLHYKYIMLHAEAFGDRQVLVQKILLAIGWSSCVGTAMMATFSTYYYPITHRINACIAFGFGSLYNLWQSILLYKVSESRNFISHFRLASCIMAVTLVVSFIGNKVSVYTHLCAGDQCVKISEMTSKIIEWSMLVLILVNVLSYYQNMQSLSITITWKSFTISKSEKNHL; encoded by the exons atggaaatcaatggactgggattcttcaccatcttcttggccttttggtgtgtggcctggctctctggtagctacacactgactgttatcaacagccatgcccctccactgatgtacatcag tgaaacgggaaatttctttcccgaaaatatcctgtttagaataggattcataggaatggccattgcct ctctgggcctgacgtttctacactataagtacatcatgctccatgctgaagcctttggggatcgtcaggtcttggttcaaaagatcctcctggcaattggatggtcatcatgcgtcgggacagccatgatggctacattctcg acctactattatccaataactcaccggattaatgcttgcattgcattcgggtttggtagcctttacaacctttggcagtccatactcctctacaaagtgtccgaaagccgaaacttcatcagccatttcagactggcgtcctgcataatggccgtgaccttagtggtttcat tcattggaaataaggtatccgtatacacccacctgtgtgctggagaccaatgtgtaaag atcagtgaaatgacatcaaagatcatagagtggtcgatgttggtcctcattctggtgaatgtattgagctattatcagaatatgcag agtttatctataacaattacctggaaaagcttcaccatctccaagagcgagaagaaccatttataa
- the LOC142697962 gene encoding uncharacterized protein LOC142697962 — MADELLQQVAQRVSVKGTTWLEDLLRQKDGEAVATAHGPAAGETRGLTWKIRARSCVFVVSSVWSDETVSRHRPRLSSLYSRVLVLLPLGDGEAFSGTAGAIITMAEVDVLGGGDRPRNLLSDNLPLLPRVVPGLRLGSATKRGAVLGSDAANGEDAASGVVGTPTLGESSCVDVWLSKSLMSGNYLESLLKAMVASLDKSEGAPVLSVPPGEVKPSSVRQANLACLTFRDSLFYGMAPLGTHLPAETKEKM; from the exons ATGGCTGATGAGCTCTTACAGCAAGTGGCCCAGCGGGTGTCAGTCAAAGGCACCACCTGGCTGGAGGACCTGTTGAGACAGAAAGATGGTGAAGCTGTTGCAACGGCCCATGGACCTGCGGCTGGAGAGAccagag gtctgacatggaagattagggctagatcttgtgtatttgtggtttcgagtgtgtggtcagatgaaaccgtctcacgtcaccgtccacgattgTCCTCTTTATACTCGAGAgttctggttcttctccctcttggagatggtgaagctttttcag gcacggccggcgcAATCATCACCATGGCAGAGGTGGACGTTCTCggaggcggagatcgccctcgtaATCTGCTGAGCGACaaccttcctcttcttcctcggGTCGTCCCGGGCTTGCGACTCGGCTCGGCGACCAAGCGGGGAGCCGTCCTTGGTTCCGACGCCGCCAACGGTGAGGATGCGGCTTCGGGAGTGGTGGGGACCCCTACCCTCGGTGAGTCATCATGTGTGGACGTATGGCTTTCAAAATCTTTAATGTCTGGAAATTACTTAGAGTCGTTATTAAAGGCTATGGTGGCCAGTTTGGATAAAAGTGAAGGTGCTCCTGTGCTTTCTGTTCCTCCAGGGGAGGTTAAGCCCTCGTCTGTGAGGCAAGCTAACTTAGCCTGCTTGACGTTTAGGGATTCCCTGTTTTATGGTATGGCTCCTCTCGGCACTCATCTACCTGCTGAGACCAaggaaaaaatgtag